A section of the Geoalkalibacter ferrihydriticus DSM 17813 genome encodes:
- a CDS encoding two-component system sensor histidine kinase NtrB: MNEASRTTGRPEPTRLQLSWFLLFRVVVITLFLGGAIFYQLGWRSVQAQPAVDYLFLLVAFSYGQALVSAAVLRKIQRFKVFTQMQIVWDLFFVTCLIYLSGGIESLFSFLYILVIISSALLLSRRDALLVASAASILYGAILDLQYFELLPLLEGVPFPAQIDAGTVFFAIFVNVIAFFLTALLSGALSERLRRSEQALERRQIDYEELENLNRTLLANINSGLLIINPQGRIRSLNAAGCKITGYALEDVYDRDVREVFPSMEVYDGEFRLVSRGEGQLMDRFGNLHIVGYDATYLRDRDEQVLGLLVTFQDLSHVKEMEERLKRTDRLAAVGRLASGMAHEIRNPLASISGSVQMLMEAPSVSDDDKRLMRIVVREADRLSVLLTDFLHYARPNLPRLEKVDVAALLDELAQLLMADGRFSAIEIHKDYQGAVWVEVDRQQFRQALWNLVINGAEAMGGRGVLYLGARAEGRIWVEDSGPGIGDDLRQKIFEPFFTTKDSGTGLGLAMVHAIVTAHGGDIELHQGRQGGAKFVIRLAL, encoded by the coding sequence ATGAACGAAGCATCCCGCACAACGGGTCGGCCTGAGCCGACCCGTTTGCAGTTAAGCTGGTTTCTGCTGTTTCGGGTGGTCGTCATCACCCTGTTTCTCGGCGGCGCCATCTTTTACCAACTCGGTTGGCGCAGTGTGCAAGCCCAGCCGGCCGTCGATTATCTGTTTCTGCTGGTGGCCTTTTCCTACGGGCAGGCGCTGGTTTCCGCCGCGGTGCTGCGCAAAATCCAGCGCTTCAAAGTCTTTACCCAGATGCAGATCGTCTGGGATCTGTTCTTCGTCACCTGCCTCATTTATCTGAGTGGCGGCATCGAGAGCCTTTTTTCCTTTCTCTACATCCTGGTCATCATCAGCAGTGCCCTGCTTTTGTCACGGCGCGACGCCCTGCTGGTCGCCTCGGCGGCCTCTATTCTCTACGGCGCCATTCTTGATCTGCAATACTTCGAGCTTCTGCCCCTGCTCGAGGGGGTGCCCTTTCCCGCGCAGATCGATGCCGGCACGGTATTTTTCGCCATCTTCGTCAACGTCATCGCCTTTTTTCTCACCGCGCTGCTCAGCGGTGCGCTCTCCGAACGGCTGCGTCGCAGCGAGCAGGCCCTGGAGCGACGCCAGATCGACTACGAAGAGCTGGAAAATCTCAATCGCACCCTGCTCGCCAACATCAACAGCGGGTTGCTCATCATCAACCCACAGGGGCGAATTCGCTCTCTCAATGCGGCAGGCTGCAAGATTACCGGCTATGCTCTTGAGGATGTCTATGACCGCGATGTCCGCGAAGTTTTCCCCTCCATGGAGGTTTACGACGGCGAATTCCGGTTGGTGAGCCGCGGCGAGGGGCAGCTTATGGACCGCTTCGGCAATCTCCACATTGTCGGCTACGATGCCACCTATTTGCGTGATCGGGACGAGCAGGTGCTGGGTTTGCTGGTCACTTTTCAAGACCTGAGTCATGTCAAGGAGATGGAAGAACGTCTCAAGCGCACCGACCGCCTGGCCGCCGTCGGTCGCCTGGCCTCGGGCATGGCCCACGAAATCCGCAATCCTCTGGCTTCGATCAGCGGATCGGTGCAAATGCTCATGGAAGCCCCCAGTGTCAGCGATGACGATAAACGCCTCATGCGCATCGTGGTTCGCGAAGCCGATCGCCTCAGCGTCCTGCTGACCGATTTTCTGCACTATGCCCGTCCTAATCTACCCCGCCTTGAAAAAGTCGATGTCGCGGCGCTGCTCGACGAGCTTGCGCAATTGCTGATGGCGGATGGGCGTTTTTCTGCTATAGAGATACACAAGGATTATCAGGGTGCGGTCTGGGTCGAGGTTGATCGTCAGCAGTTTCGCCAAGCCTTGTGGAATCTGGTGATCAATGGGGCCGAAGCCATGGGCGGCCGGGGTGTGCTTTATTTGGGCGCCCGTGCCGAAGGCAGGATCTGGGTCGAGGATTCCGGCCCGGGTATCGGCGACGACTTGCGGCAGAAAATATTCGAGCCCTTTTTTACCACCAAGGATTCCGGCACCGGACTCGGACTCGCCATGGTGCACGCCATCGTCACAGCTCACGGCGGCGACATCGAATTACATCAGGGTCGCCAGGGCGGTGCGAAATTCGTGATTCGCCTGGCCTTGTAA
- a CDS encoding type II secretion system F family protein yields MAKFAWEGKTRAGAAQKGEMEAPSQAAVTATLRRQGIMPSKVTERGKGLDRDFKIPGMEPRITTKDLVVFTRQFATMIDAGLPLVQCLDILGRQQDNKTFKKILVQVKEDVESGSTFADALKKHPKAFDELYVNLVAAGEVGGILDTILNRLAAYIEKALKLKKQIKGAMTYPATVVGIAFVVIAVILVFVIPAFETMFADFGGALPAPTQIVINISNFVQDYIVAIIGGIILSIFAFKRIYRTQRGRARIDDWALKLPVFGPLIRKAAVAKFTRTLGTMISSGVPILDGLEIVAKTAGNKTVEKAIYRVRQSISEGKTIAEPLEKSGVFPPMVCQMISVGEQSGAIDTMLNKIADFYDDEVDDAVSALTAMLEPLLMLFLGTTVGGLVIAMYLPIFQLAGTVGG; encoded by the coding sequence ATGGCCAAATTTGCCTGGGAAGGAAAAACCCGCGCCGGCGCGGCTCAAAAAGGCGAGATGGAAGCGCCCAGCCAGGCCGCCGTCACCGCGACCCTGCGTCGCCAGGGCATCATGCCGTCCAAGGTCACCGAGCGCGGCAAGGGACTTGATCGCGATTTTAAAATTCCCGGCATGGAGCCGCGGATCACGACCAAGGATCTGGTGGTTTTTACCCGCCAGTTCGCCACCATGATTGATGCCGGTCTGCCCCTGGTGCAGTGCCTCGACATTCTCGGGCGCCAGCAGGACAACAAAACCTTCAAGAAAATTCTCGTGCAGGTCAAGGAGGATGTCGAATCCGGATCGACCTTCGCCGATGCGCTGAAAAAACACCCCAAGGCCTTCGATGAGCTTTACGTCAACCTGGTCGCGGCAGGCGAGGTGGGCGGTATTCTCGATACCATCCTCAATCGTCTGGCGGCTTACATCGAAAAAGCCCTCAAGCTCAAAAAGCAGATCAAGGGTGCCATGACCTATCCGGCCACGGTGGTGGGAATCGCCTTTGTCGTTATCGCCGTGATTCTGGTGTTCGTCATCCCCGCTTTCGAGACCATGTTTGCCGACTTCGGCGGCGCGCTGCCCGCGCCGACCCAAATTGTCATCAACATCAGTAACTTCGTGCAGGATTACATCGTCGCGATCATCGGTGGCATCATTTTGTCTATTTTCGCCTTCAAGCGCATCTACCGCACTCAGAGGGGGCGTGCGCGTATTGATGACTGGGCGCTGAAGCTGCCGGTGTTCGGCCCCCTGATCCGCAAGGCGGCGGTGGCCAAGTTCACCCGCACCCTGGGCACCATGATCTCCTCCGGCGTGCCGATCCTCGACGGCCTTGAGATCGTCGCCAAGACGGCCGGCAACAAGACCGTCGAAAAGGCCATCTACAGGGTGCGCCAGAGCATCAGCGAGGGCAAGACCATTGCCGAGCCCCTGGAGAAATCGGGCGTCTTTCCGCCGATGGTGTGCCAGATGATTTCCGTCGGCGAGCAGTCGGGCGCCATCGACACCATGCTCAACAAGATCGCCGACTTCTACGACGATGAGGTCGATGATGCGGTGTCCGCCCTGACGGCGATGCTTGAGCCTCTGCTGATGCTGTTTCTCGGCACCACCGTCGGCGGTCTGGTCATCGCCATGTATCTGCCCATTTTCCAGCTCGCCGGAACGGTCGGCGGCTGA
- a CDS encoding type IV pilus twitching motility protein PilT has protein sequence MSANIHQLLKAMVEQGASDLHISTGTPPQLRIDGKVLPTKLPPMTPAETKQLCYSILTDAQKRKFEEENELDFSFGVKGLSRFRGNLFMQRGAVAGAFRLIPYKVLTFDELGLPQVVKDISRKPRGLVLVTGPTGSGKSTTLASMIDQINCERQEHIMTIEDPIEYLHPHKKCLVNQREVGADTASFKKALKHILRQDPDVVLLGELRDLETIEAALTIAETGHLCFATLHTNGCVQTINRVIDVFPTSQQTQVRAQLSFVLEGVLSQTLIPKASGRGRVLALEIMVPNAAIRNLIREDKVHQIYSQMQMGQEKFSMQTMNQSLFMLYHKKLIAMEDAIGRSSDPEELRQMIANPSSVLKRMTPSAAAARA, from the coding sequence ATGTCTGCCAATATCCACCAGCTTCTGAAGGCCATGGTCGAGCAGGGCGCTTCCGACCTGCATATTTCCACCGGCACGCCGCCGCAGTTGCGCATCGACGGCAAGGTTCTGCCGACCAAGCTGCCGCCCATGACCCCGGCGGAAACCAAGCAGTTGTGCTACAGCATTCTCACCGATGCCCAGAAGCGCAAATTCGAAGAAGAAAATGAGCTCGATTTTTCCTTCGGGGTCAAAGGTTTGTCCCGGTTTCGCGGCAACTTGTTCATGCAGCGCGGTGCTGTCGCCGGGGCTTTTCGCCTGATTCCCTACAAGGTTCTGACCTTTGATGAATTGGGCCTGCCGCAGGTGGTCAAGGACATCTCACGCAAACCCCGCGGCCTGGTACTGGTCACCGGCCCCACCGGCAGCGGCAAGTCGACAACCCTGGCCTCGATGATCGATCAGATCAACTGCGAGCGTCAGGAACATATCATGACCATCGAAGATCCCATCGAATACCTGCATCCTCATAAAAAGTGCCTGGTCAACCAGCGCGAGGTCGGTGCCGACACGGCGAGTTTCAAGAAAGCCCTCAAACATATTCTGCGTCAGGATCCCGACGTGGTGCTGCTTGGCGAGCTACGTGACCTCGAAACCATCGAGGCGGCCCTGACCATTGCCGAAACCGGGCATCTGTGTTTTGCCACCCTGCACACCAACGGCTGCGTACAGACCATCAATCGCGTTATCGATGTTTTTCCCACCAGCCAGCAGACGCAGGTGCGCGCGCAGCTCTCCTTCGTGCTCGAAGGGGTACTCAGCCAGACCCTCATTCCCAAGGCCTCGGGGCGCGGGCGCGTGCTGGCTCTGGAAATCATGGTGCCCAACGCGGCCATTCGCAACCTCATTCGCGAGGACAAAGTCCATCAGATCTACTCGCAGATGCAGATGGGGCAGGAGAAGTTCAGCATGCAGACCATGAATCAGTCGCTTTTCATGCTCTATCATAAAAAACTGATTGCCATGGAAGATGCCATCGGCCGCTCTTCCGACCCCGAAGAACTGCGCCAGATGATCGCCAACCCCAGCTCCGTACTCAAGCGCATGACGCCCTCGGCGGCTGCGGCGCGAGCCTGA